GTTGTGAAGCGGCTGTTACAAACCTTTTGAGTTATTGTTACTTCTTGATTCAAATTTCAGAATCAAACTAGTCCAGACCTTTATAGCAGGGTTCCCAAAGAGGGGCATTGAATTAATTAACTAAGGTattaatttaacttttaattattgtaatattggtcttaaatttcactCCAGGTAGCATTAAAAGAAGTCTTAAGAATTCTTAAATCTATGTTGTTGTAGGGACCCTGTATATGGCTATATATTAAAAACTCAGGCAAAGGACCATCATTTTAATTATGGAACAGCATATTACATGTACATGATAATACTACTGTTGTTATAACGGATTGTTTTACTCAGTAAGAATGGTCATCTCACTGTTTTTAAGGAGAAATGGGTTTACTGAGGTATTAGACTCCTGAAAATGAGTGATATATCTCAATTATAATAGATATATGGATACGAATAATCTTAATTTATTGGATTAGATTAAATCCTATTCCTTGGtctattttatattaataactATTATTACAGTAAAGGATTAACCATGTGTTGAATGTTTTATAGACAAGTCATTAGCATCTCATTGAGTACAACGTGAAGTAAACGTGGGCTGCAGTGTGCCAGTTCGGCCAGCAGAGGGCGTGTTTTCCCGGTCTCCTCTGTGAACCGGAATCATATGTTTTCACCTTGGGTGCATATCGCTGTGGAGAGGCACACGCTTTATTTTAATAAGAAATTTGACATTCAAATGAAAGATAAATGTCACTGTAGCACCGCAGCGAGCCGGACTGTCCGTCAAACAGAGAGCAAACATGAAACAAGACGTGAGGATACTCTTGCTGGGGGAGCGTAAGTCATTCGCACTGACAGCTGACCACAAGCTAAAAGGCTAGCAAACATTAGCTGTTGGAGCTACACGAAGATGTAGCTGAGTTTACCTCGGTCACTCCTGGTGGTATGGTGGCGATAACTGTCTTAAAAAAGGGAATTTATGTCTGCGCTAATTGTGTCATTTCAGTTAAAATTATATGTTCTTTATGAATTGGCTGCTTTCCAAATGTTAATTTCCGCTAACCGTTATGCTAACTTAGCCCAGAGTAACTTTTAAGTTGGGAACGGTTAGCTAACTTGTAGTTAACGCTAACTTGGCTGCCATACAAAAGTTAgcaagcatgttttgtttattcaTCGGCTGAAAgctaaatatttatttatttctgacaTATAAAAAGTTTTCCGTTATTCAGCTATAGAGCATTGACgtcttagctagctagctaactgttgATCTAACGGTAGCTGCCTTCACGTTATAAACTAATTTAACGCTAACGGTTGAACAGTAAACCTAATAGCGTTAGTTAAAGTTACTTAGTTTACCTAAAATTCTGACTATGCTTTATTGAAAATGACACACAGCACAATATCTTGAGGTTAACGGTTCAGTATGACAGTTTGCAGTTAAATAGTCCGTTTCATGCCACCTAAACAAGCAGCACTTCAATTCCATGTCAGCGCAATTATGTAAATGATAACTCAAAGAGCAACAGTTAGGCCTAGTCAGCTGATTTGCAGGCACATGTACGTTTACAGTAAGTGCTATCACTTCAGCATACAAGTCCAATTATATTATTGAGTCGTTCTCTGTAAGCTCTTCTCATAATGTTGTTTATTAGTTAGTCAAAATTCAAATTGTTCATTCATGTTGTCTCTCCTCCAACAGCCAAGGTGGGGAAGACATCCCTCATCATGTCTTTGGTTGGAGAGGAGTTCCCAGAAGAGGTACATGTCTTAAAGTTACAGCTAATCACCACTGCTGAGATTTTACTTAAACGTCCTTTAAGCTGGGTCAATCTACACACATGAAAGCTGGGGGGATTTGATGTGGCTGACCACCTGCCTCTGTAATGGCCACAGTTCCTGCACTGTTGTTAGTACTCGTTTAACTGGTTCATTTTTGTGCAGGAAAGAAAGCACATTGTTGCTGGGTGCATGGTAATAAGAGCTGCATTTTCCTTTCCATACTTGGCATCATGTACAACTCCTTATATTCCTTTTGGacaaacaactttttacagGACAAGATCGACAACTATACTACATTACAAAATAATGTTTCTTAGGATAATCAAATGACTCCAATACTAAAGGTTAAATTCAGTGTAGGGTTTAGCCACATATTTGGGCTTTGTTTGACATGATGAAATCAGCCTGCTGTGCTTTGTGCTATGTGGCCAGTATTGTGTTTCTATGtatccaatccaatccactttacttatatagcacattttacaaATCACAGGGAttaccaaagtgctgtacagaacaaaataaatgcacaaaaatagCTAAATTGACAATTTGACATGGGATGGAAGTGCATTCCACAATTTAGGTGCTGCAACTGAAAAAGCACGATCACCTCTGGTTTTCAATTGTGTCATAGGGACCTCAAGTTGCAGTTGGTCAGAGGAGCGCAGTGACCTTAGGGGAGTCTTAGCATGAATAATGTCACAGTCACATAATGTATGTTTTAGCATATTTTGGTGTCAGTACACTTGCTGGCAAATGTTAGATTTTCAGTGCACAGTGGTTTGTCTTTTCTGCACATTAGTGCATTTCTACTCAAAATGCCTCGGAGAAATTTTCTGTTCACATACATATGGTATTGTTGATTAATACACTGTCATCTACTCATGATTCATTTTCCTCCTAATAGTGAAAATCGGctaacatttcattttatggCTTAACAACGTCCATTATTTAATGCGAAATagtatgtgtgcttgtgttatGGGAGGCTGTAGcctgaatgtgaatgtgaagtGATGGTTGACAGTTCATCTGTAATCTTGAATCTCTGACAGGTTCCCCCCAGAGCTGAAGAGATCACCATCCCTGCTGACGTGACTCCAGAGAAGGTGCCCACACACATAGTGGACTACTCAGGTAATGTGACGTGAAGGCTAACACGTAGCACAACCAGTTTGTTGAAGTATGATGGTCTAAATATTATGACTTTGAcgtttgtgtatgtatgtccTTAACAGAAAAAGAGCAGAGCGATGAAGTCCTTAAAAATGAGATCATCAAGGTAAGTCCATCGTACAGCAGATTGAATTCTGTGGAATCTGTTTCTGGCATAACGTCCCTCATACCTGTTCTTTCTCCAACCCACACAGGCTAATGTGGTGTGTGTAGTGTATGATGTCACCAACGAAGACACGATAGACAAGGTATATGTCTCATTGTCTAATACTATACAAGCAgtccacatactgtatatctcATTTGAATATAGCATTTGAGATAAAAATGACACTTGGGTGTGCCTCTTGTTTTTCCAGATCAAAACTAAATGGATACCTTTAGTTAATGGGGACGCAGAGAAAGGGAACAAGTATGTATCGGTGTTGTTGGTGTTGATGAGTGTGTGTTACCTAGGCAGGCGCTTCTGTGTCCTTGAACTTTTCACTCCTTTGCATGTAATGTTGGCAAACAAGGTGATCTAGGAATTTGATCCTGTTGTATCGTTTGACTAAGTTACCCACAATAAAACCTGAGAGCATCAGCAAAATGCCCAAGATGACAGTAGTGTGAGCGCATGCAGTATTTGAATGTCAGCGGATTTACATTTTATCTTGAATTGAGAGATGACCTATATTCACAAAATAAACCATGATGGTGTTGTACTGAGAGTTCTGTTGTCTCCATATTTATATCAGAGTTCCCATCATCCTAGTGGGAAACAAGTCTGACCTGCGCTGTGGGAGCTCAATGGAAACCATTCTTCCCATCATGAACCAGTTCTCTGAGATTGAGACGTGTGTTGAGGTGAGGCTGAACATTCCTACGGACGTACCCAGTCTCCTTATCACTACAGTCTGTACACACCTGCAAACCTCAGCAttgagatacacacacacacggttgctgggtttcacacaaatgtttacaCAAGCACACTTTATCTGGATTTCAGATAGCTGCATAATTGTAATCtgaaatattcttttttctaTATGTCTCTTTCAAGTGTTCTGCAAAGAACTTGAAAAACATTTCAGAGCTGTTCTACTATGCACAGAAGGCAGTTCTTCACCCCACTGCCCCTCTTTATGACCCTGAGGACAAACAGGTCAGCCATTTTTGGAAATGTGATGCCAACTGTGGAGTcagcatgtctctctctctctctcccagttcactttttttaaatatgtgcatGCAAATGATTTGTTGACTAATGATACGCTTTTTGTCCTCCAATATTTTCCCCCAGCTGAAACCACTGTGTGTCAGAGCCCTTAGCAGAATATTCTACATTTCCGACCAGGACAATGACCGTATCCTCAGCGACGCTGAACTCAACTGCTTTCAGGTGCCAGTTAAAATCACTTAACATTATGTCCTCTCATGAAGCAAAGCTCTTTGTTTTGCTCAAAATCCATTTATCTTTATGTGCAGAAATCTTGTTTTGGGAATCCTCTGGCACCTCAAGCCTTAGACGATGTGAAGACAGTAGTTTGGAAGAACACCAGCGATGGGGTGCAAGACAACGGCCTGACCCTAAATGGTAAAAAACAGTCATGAATGAGAACATGCAACTTTAAACAGTGTTGCTGCGAGGCCACACTCAGCTAATGGCCACGTATTGTGTCTCCTCCTTTCAGGTTTCTTGTTCCTTAATACATTATTTATCCAGAGGGGCCGACATGAAACCACGTGGACTATCCTCAGGAAGTTCGGCTATGACGACAACCTTGAGCTGACTGATGATTACCTTTATCCTGAGTATGTATAGTGACATTATTGGATTGTATCTGTTAACTTAGATGCTGATAACTATAGTACAACAACAGGTTATATTGCAATAGTGTTGAAAAGTAAAGATGCTTTTCCCTGTATTCCACAAAGTCATCTATCTCAGACTTTCTGTATTCCTCTTGTGTGTCCATTTGGCTTTGTTATGTTTGTACACACAACTCAGGAATGCCCAGGTGTCTAACCAAGGGCCCTTTCACATTTGTCTCAATTGGTCTGGACTTTCTGACCTTTCAGTTTGAGCTGAAAGAAATTTACGGCTGTGAAACCTCCCACAGACCACAGTCCAGACCAAACAGCTGAATCTTGGTTCAAATTGAACCATTGGTCTGGTTTGTTTCTAGCCTAGAAACATTTTTTGGACGGTTTGGACATTCAGGTGTGAGAAGACCctaattgttgtttttctgttgccaGACTACGAGTTCCCATCGGCTGCACCACAGAGCTCAATCATGTAGGTCACCAGTTCCTCCAGCGGCTGTTCGACAAGTACGATGAAGTGAGTAGCAATTCACGCTGCAATTGAAATGATGATTATGTATCAAATATATTAAGGCAAAgtatttttcagttgctgtaAACATACAGCTGTAGCTCTTAGTTTTCTACATTGCATATTTATGAGCGTGTGCTcacacagcgctcaggtgagatCAACACTTTATCAAAAGGTAGCCAGACCATAaacagcaggcatccaagagacacagcactgaaaaaatgcaaatatagtgaggtgaaacaccaaacgagagtgaatctggggttggcttttactttcacttttgctggcaagcttGTTTACAAATGGTAACCGACAATCCTGCATTGTATACCTTTAAATAGTGGAGGGTTTCCTTGTTTTGAGTGAGTGACATGTTTTCCCTGTTAGGACAAAGACTCTGCCCTGTCGCCGGCAGAGCTTAGAAACCTGTTCTGCGTGTGTCCTTACATGCCGTGGGGTGCAGAGGTCTACATGACTGTCCCAACTACAGATGAGGGCTACATCTCTAACAAAGGCTACCTTTGTCAGTGGACGTAAGTATCTCACCTGATTAATGATTTTACATGACTGCATGCACTGGGTTTACACTTTTGTGCACGTACACGCAATTAATGCTCTCCAGAGTTCACATGTATGTTAATCCCTTTACACGCAGGCTTTCTGCATACTTTGACATCCACCGTTGCCTGGAGCACCTAGGATACCTAGGCTATCCTATCCTCACTGAACAGGACTCACAGACTGCCGCAATCAcaggtgtgtgttggtgtgtgtcgTTGTGGGATTGACTCTGTTAGTTGTAGGCAATCCCTAAAAAGACTGAGACCACGTCTGCATGGAACACGGGGGTCGTGGTACATCCTCTTTGAAAACTTAAATCCCATTCTCGTAGTAAGCACTGTTCTGTGGGAGGATTACTTGTCTTAATCCTGTCCACTGTCACCTCATAGATTCACACACTTGTACATTTGTCCTTGAGATGTGAAAGAATAGATCAGTTTGAACTGGGAGTTGCATGTATGCACACATTTATGCATGAATGGTTTGTAATGTAGTGCGCTCTCCACACTAGTGTTGTGACGActctggaatttctaacttcaaAACAATTTGATCTGATGAAGAGCATGAAGCTTGAAAAGTCACCATGGTGgtaatttaatttcagtttatGGGAACACAGTGAAGTGTGCAGACTCAGTCTTTTTGTCTCTTGTCCAGCACCTACTTTTTTATCATCTGGATGTGTTTGCTATATAACTTTGTATAACTTTGATCCAGTGccttgaaaaatatcaatattcgATACAATTTTTTAGTCCAAGGGAGCTAAATTGACATTGAAGGCATAAAAATAGAAAGATAAGTGTAtcaaggctataacatgacaacgCCAAcgtttattttcttgattaagtAGCAGAGAATAGCAGtgtgactgtagtaaacattaaccACAATTAAAACtcttttacatttaaaagcCTGGGAGATTGTTACTCATTCAAAAGGCAATAAAGTGCAAGTAGAAGACAAAAACGTGCTCCAAAAGCCTGCATGCAACCAGAGGGAATGATGCGAATGATGAAGAGACAGCACTGTGAGGTAGTGAGATGAGGCGGAGCTATGGAGGcactgcagcagtgtgtgtgataAGTAGCTGCTGGAGAAAAGAGAGCAAGAAAGCGCAGCTGATAATGAAGTATCAATACTACGGAAAATGAGTAAGGAAACCATGTCAGATATATAGAATCACTATGTCTTGATAAATCCATGTTTTTCAACCCTGCTTCACACATagattttgttcttttgttccTTGTGAGCATGAACTAAAAGAATAATGGTTACTGTCTCTGTGCTGACATACTGTGTCTGAATTAGTGGCAGTCTACGGCTGGTTTGTTAGGTAAGCTTGGACAAGATAGGAAAGTGACGTAATGCGTCTCACTGCTGCTAATCACACACATTCTGTCTCCGTCTCAGAGGTGAGCACCTTAAGGTGACCCTGCTGTAGATGTCAAAGAGGTCAGAAAGACACCAAGATTAACACAGATCTTTTAACAAGGGGAGGGGTTGTAGCATGTTCTTCGTGAATGTGCTTTATGGTGCTGAATTACCGTAACCTTTTATTAAGTGGTATTGATGTCGGTTGttattgtacatttatttttagccaCAGTAGCAGGATTGCTCTAATAAAAGCAACGTCGATTGGTTGCTCTAATGGCCTGTCAGTTGGGTTATTAAATACGCTGCTCCTGAGTGAaacatctcaacaactgttggatggattgccacaGCATTTGTTAGACGTTCTTTACCTCTAGAGGACCAACCGTAAAACTTTTTTCATCCAGTGCCACAACAGCTGGGGTTGACAAAGTACAGTTTAGACTGATGAATAGTTGAGTCAAGTCTGACAGTGTAGAGTGGTGACAGATAAGCTGAGTCTCAGATATCCTAAAATGGTTACTGTAGAGGCAATAAACCATCTTGATTTTACTTTCCTGTGGCACTACTCTCCGGCTAAATTAAACAGTTTTCATCGCATTAGGTATTGGGATCAAAGAATTTGTTACTCCTTTTTGTCAAATTTTCACTTGTTCCATTTTCTTGTAAGATACATGTCTTGTGACTATTAGTCTTGTTTCCTCTGGATTTAAATCCACGATGATGTGTTTCCTAACACAGACTGGATTAACATACCCTGCACTTACACAGCTGTAATGCGCACCTGCAGTATAATTTAAACCTAGTTGTTATGCCTTGTTGAAGTCCCCAGAACTGCCACCAGAGGTCACTTTATATAACTTTGAAGTCAATCAATGCAGACTAATTTAACCTTAGTGTGAAATAAATGCAATGCAGTTAAGAGGCCTTCATGTAAAATCTCTTTATTG
The Epinephelus moara isolate mb chromosome 13, YSFRI_EMoa_1.0, whole genome shotgun sequence genome window above contains:
- the rhot2 gene encoding mitochondrial Rho GTPase 2; translation: MKQDVRILLLGEPKVGKTSLIMSLVGEEFPEEVPPRAEEITIPADVTPEKVPTHIVDYSEKEQSDEVLKNEIIKANVVCVVYDVTNEDTIDKIKTKWIPLVNGDAEKGNKVPIILVGNKSDLRCGSSMETILPIMNQFSEIETCVECSAKNLKNISELFYYAQKAVLHPTAPLYDPEDKQLKPLCVRALSRIFYISDQDNDRILSDAELNCFQKSCFGNPLAPQALDDVKTVVWKNTSDGVQDNGLTLNGFLFLNTLFIQRGRHETTWTILRKFGYDDNLELTDDYLYPELRVPIGCTTELNHVGHQFLQRLFDKYDEDKDSALSPAELRNLFCVCPYMPWGAEVYMTVPTTDEGYISNKGYLCQWTLSAYFDIHRCLEHLGYLGYPILTEQDSQTAAITVTQEKEVDLEKRQTQRSVFLCKVIGPRGTGKTAFLQAFVGRNVVKKGNSNSAFSPYAINTVQVSNQEKYLILNEVDVEVEFLKASDASCDVACLMYDASDPHSFDYCASIYKQHYMESKIPCVLVASKVDLPEVKQFHGMTPAEFCYKHQLPPPLPFSSVSLDSTSKTIYSRLAWAAVYPHLNGSDMSNTSFWLRVALGSAVVAVLGFAIYRAVARLK